In Corallococcus silvisoli, one genomic interval encodes:
- a CDS encoding DUF2171 domain-containing protein has protein sequence MIHAGDVREGMAVRTADGQSLGRVAGVGATHFELEQGLVPIPRRDYLVEFSDVDSVRGDEIQLKPADHSQLTLEVDDDGGALPPRSSEGLDAEPSSDPLGPMRH, from the coding sequence ATGATTCACGCGGGAGACGTGCGCGAGGGCATGGCGGTGCGCACCGCCGACGGACAGTCGCTGGGCCGGGTGGCGGGCGTGGGCGCCACGCACTTCGAGCTGGAGCAGGGGCTGGTGCCCATTCCCCGGCGCGACTACCTCGTCGAGTTCAGCGACGTGGACTCCGTGCGCGGGGATGAAATCCAACTCAAGCCCGCTGACCATTCCCAGCTCACGCTGGAGGTGGATGACGACGGCGGGGCCCTGCCGCCGCGAAGCAGCGAGGGCCTGGACGCGGAGCCCTCGAGCGACCCCCTGGGTCCCATGCGGCACTGA
- a CDS encoding glycosyltransferase: MRFNAGSEVYTQALAQGLSSRNEVQVFTRREDPFLPDYELTHECDPDDPRVVLHLVNLPNSRDRYRHEGVDKRFAEVLDDFRPHVIHVGHLNHLSTSLLAVGAARGIPIVFTLHDYWLMCPRGQFLQMHPAPSKEPWSTCSGQEDRKCAERCYARYFSGAPETREDDIAHWSHWVHERMAHVRQMLEHVALFIAPSRYLRERFQQDFGLPAAKVVHLDYGFDVERLRHRQRKREPNIVFGYIGTHIPAKGIHHLLQAFGQVQGNARLKIWGRPRGEHTEALKSLVHTLPGDASTRVTWHPEYRNTDIVRDVFNHVDAIVVPSIWVENSPLVIHEALQARVPVITADAGGMREYVRTGENGLLFAHRDPSSLAQAMQRLVNTPELAAQLGSRGFLLGEGGDVQGMPAHVEAVEALYARVIRERRASRPPTRSGPWRITFDTNPDDCNLHCIMCEDHSPHSDTQRQRREAGQPKRRMPLELLRRIMADSDGTPLREIIPSTMGEPLLYPHFDDIIDLCVAHGVWLNLTTNGTFPRRGARGWARRLVPMTSDVKISWNGATKQTHEAVMVGTRWEQVLENLRQFLAERDAHALQGGHRCRVTLQLTFLETNVGELPDIVRLAAGLGVDRVKGHHLWAHFAAIQPLSMRRDTSAIQRWNEAVQQAHIVAEEHRRQDGSKVLLENILPLRAEAVTDLAPGARCPFLGKEAWVSAVGRFDPCCAPDKERRTLGNLGNLNEVGIHEVWTGPAYQRLLSSYQDQPLCRGCNMRQPVTKETP, from the coding sequence ATGCGCTTCAACGCGGGCTCCGAGGTCTATACCCAGGCACTGGCACAGGGACTGTCCTCTCGAAACGAGGTCCAGGTCTTCACGCGCAGAGAAGATCCGTTCCTTCCAGACTACGAACTGACGCACGAGTGCGACCCAGACGACCCCCGCGTCGTGCTGCACTTGGTGAACCTTCCCAACAGCCGTGATCGCTACCGGCATGAGGGAGTCGATAAGCGGTTCGCGGAGGTCCTGGATGACTTCCGGCCGCACGTCATCCACGTTGGCCACCTGAACCACCTGTCCACGTCCCTGCTCGCTGTGGGCGCCGCACGTGGGATTCCCATCGTTTTCACCCTGCACGACTACTGGCTCATGTGCCCCCGGGGCCAGTTCCTGCAGATGCATCCCGCTCCCTCTAAAGAGCCCTGGTCCACCTGCTCGGGCCAGGAGGATCGAAAGTGCGCGGAGCGCTGTTACGCACGGTACTTCTCCGGAGCACCCGAAACCCGCGAAGACGATATTGCCCACTGGAGCCACTGGGTCCATGAGCGGATGGCGCACGTACGGCAGATGCTGGAGCACGTCGCCCTCTTCATCGCCCCCTCCCGCTACCTGCGGGAGCGATTCCAGCAGGACTTCGGGCTGCCTGCCGCCAAGGTAGTGCATCTGGATTATGGCTTCGATGTGGAGCGCCTGCGCCACCGTCAACGGAAGCGTGAGCCCAACATCGTCTTCGGCTACATCGGCACCCATATTCCGGCCAAGGGCATCCATCACTTGCTCCAGGCTTTCGGGCAGGTGCAAGGCAATGCCCGGCTGAAAATCTGGGGACGACCTCGCGGCGAGCACACTGAAGCCCTCAAGTCCTTGGTACACACCCTTCCCGGTGACGCTAGCACACGCGTGACCTGGCATCCCGAGTACCGCAACACGGACATCGTGCGGGATGTGTTCAACCACGTGGACGCCATTGTCGTGCCCTCCATCTGGGTGGAGAACTCTCCGCTGGTCATCCACGAGGCCCTTCAGGCTCGCGTGCCCGTCATCACTGCGGACGCGGGGGGCATGCGCGAGTACGTGCGAACTGGAGAGAACGGACTGCTCTTCGCCCATCGTGATCCGTCATCACTTGCCCAGGCCATGCAGCGGTTGGTCAATACGCCTGAGCTGGCAGCCCAGTTGGGCAGTCGTGGCTTCCTCCTGGGCGAAGGAGGAGACGTTCAGGGGATGCCCGCCCACGTGGAGGCCGTGGAGGCCCTGTACGCGCGCGTCATCCGGGAACGCCGAGCCAGCCGCCCCCCCACCCGGAGCGGCCCCTGGCGCATCACCTTCGATACCAATCCCGACGACTGCAACCTGCACTGCATCATGTGCGAGGACCACTCGCCCCACAGCGACACCCAACGCCAGCGCAGGGAAGCAGGGCAGCCGAAGCGCCGCATGCCCCTGGAGCTGCTGAGACGAATCATGGCGGACAGCGACGGCACACCGCTGCGGGAAATCATTCCCTCCACGATGGGGGAGCCCCTGCTCTACCCGCACTTCGACGACATCATCGACCTGTGCGTCGCGCACGGCGTGTGGTTGAACCTCACCACCAACGGGACATTTCCCAGACGTGGAGCTCGCGGATGGGCACGTCGGCTAGTGCCCATGACCTCCGATGTGAAGATCTCGTGGAACGGCGCCACGAAGCAGACCCACGAAGCGGTGATGGTAGGGACGCGCTGGGAACAGGTTCTGGAGAACCTCCGTCAGTTCTTGGCCGAGCGAGATGCGCATGCTCTCCAAGGCGGCCATCGCTGCAGGGTGACACTCCAGCTCACGTTCCTGGAGACGAACGTGGGCGAGTTGCCGGACATCGTGCGGCTGGCAGCGGGACTGGGCGTCGACCGGGTGAAGGGGCATCACCTCTGGGCCCATTTCGCGGCCATCCAGCCCCTGTCCATGAGACGAGACACCTCGGCGATCCAGCGATGGAACGAGGCCGTTCAACAAGCCCACATCGTCGCGGAGGAGCACCGGCGTCAGGATGGGAGCAAGGTGCTCCTGGAGAACATTCTTCCCCTGCGAGCGGAGGCCGTCACGGACCTGGCGCCTGGTGCGCGCTGCCCCTTCCTCGGGAAGGAGGCCTGGGTGAGTGCCGTGGGGCGCTTCGACCCCTGCTGTGCTCCCGACAAAGAACGGCGAACACTCGGCAACCTGGGCAACTTGAACGAAGTTGGCATCCACGAGGTGTGGACGGGACCGGCCTATCAGCGGCTGCTGTCCAGCTACCAGGATCAGCCCCTGTGCCGTGGTTGCAACATGCGTCAGCCCGTGACGAAGGAGACTCCTTGA
- a CDS encoding WG repeat-containing protein: MSTWARTRVSPERTHHLLGEMPLYASRFIDVLSFHEPGLAAVRDTSGAFHIDMRGNALTSRRFTRTFGFYEGLAAVMGVEGAFHLRTDGQDLTARRFAWCGNFQDGRCTVRAEDGRYFHIDAQGEPAYGERYAYAGDFREGFAMVQDATGLHLHIDRQGCPLSGLRFLDLDVFHKGFARARDACGWHHIDTMGLPLYPQRFATVEPFYNGQARVETRDGALQVIDERGLLMRELRARLPEVP; the protein is encoded by the coding sequence TTGAGCACCTGGGCCCGAACACGCGTCTCGCCAGAGAGGACCCACCATCTACTGGGGGAGATGCCGCTGTATGCTTCGCGCTTCATCGACGTCCTGTCCTTTCACGAGCCCGGACTCGCAGCCGTGCGGGATACCTCGGGTGCGTTCCACATCGACATGAGGGGAAACGCGCTCACCTCCCGCCGCTTCACGCGAACGTTTGGCTTCTACGAGGGGCTCGCTGCGGTCATGGGAGTGGAGGGCGCGTTCCACCTCCGCACGGATGGACAAGACCTCACGGCGCGGCGCTTTGCATGGTGCGGCAACTTCCAGGATGGGAGATGTACCGTCAGGGCGGAGGATGGTCGGTACTTCCATATCGACGCGCAAGGAGAGCCAGCCTACGGAGAGAGGTATGCCTACGCAGGAGACTTCCGCGAAGGTTTCGCGATGGTCCAGGACGCAACTGGCCTCCATCTCCATATCGACCGGCAGGGATGCCCCTTGAGCGGGCTCCGGTTCCTGGATCTGGATGTCTTCCACAAAGGCTTCGCACGGGCACGCGACGCATGTGGCTGGCACCACATCGATACGATGGGGCTCCCCCTGTATCCGCAACGTTTCGCCACCGTGGAGCCCTTCTATAACGGTCAAGCCCGTGTGGAGACACGGGATGGTGCGCTCCAGGTCATCGATGAGCGGGGCCTCCTCATGCGCGAGCTGCGGGCGCGCCTTCCGGAAGTGCCGTGA
- a CDS encoding ABC transporter ATP-binding protein → MATVSLQGVRKVYRGGVAAVKGVTLDIADGEFVSLVGPSGCGKSTTLNLIAGLEELSGGELRIDGQVVNDLSPRERDIAMVFQSYALYPHLDVAGNLAFPLKVAGMGAKDVDARVREVSQVLGLEALLARRPKELSGGQRQRVALGRALVRRPKVFLFDEPLSNLDAALRTQMRGEIKKLHEQLKATFIYVTHDQAEAMTLSDRVVVMSQGEVQQVAPPRELYDAPANLFVAGFFGSPRINLVKPQTLGLPAGDAVWGLRPEHLQVGQGPVPPDAREGRVYLVEPMGAEVWVTVETGGERMVARAPGDFRAASGDAVWLRHDARYLRRFDAGTGRAM, encoded by the coding sequence GTGGCGACGGTGTCCCTGCAGGGCGTGCGCAAGGTGTACCGGGGCGGGGTGGCGGCGGTGAAGGGCGTGACGCTGGACATCGCGGACGGCGAGTTCGTGTCGTTGGTGGGCCCGTCCGGGTGCGGCAAGTCCACGACGTTGAACCTCATCGCGGGGTTGGAGGAGCTGTCGGGTGGGGAGCTGCGCATCGACGGGCAGGTGGTGAACGACCTGTCGCCGCGCGAGCGCGACATCGCGATGGTGTTCCAGAGCTACGCGCTCTACCCGCACCTGGATGTGGCGGGGAACCTGGCGTTCCCGCTGAAGGTGGCGGGGATGGGGGCGAAGGACGTGGACGCGCGCGTGCGCGAGGTGTCCCAGGTGTTGGGGTTGGAGGCGCTGCTGGCGCGCCGGCCGAAGGAGCTGTCGGGCGGGCAGCGGCAGCGGGTGGCGCTGGGGCGCGCGTTGGTGCGCCGGCCGAAGGTGTTCCTCTTCGACGAACCCCTGTCCAACCTGGACGCGGCGCTGCGCACGCAGATGCGCGGGGAGATCAAGAAGCTGCACGAGCAGCTGAAGGCCACGTTCATCTACGTGACGCACGACCAGGCGGAGGCGATGACGCTGTCGGACCGCGTGGTGGTGATGAGCCAGGGCGAGGTGCAGCAGGTGGCGCCGCCGCGCGAGCTGTACGACGCGCCGGCGAACCTGTTCGTGGCGGGCTTCTTCGGCTCGCCGCGCATCAACCTGGTGAAGCCCCAGACGCTGGGGTTGCCGGCGGGTGACGCGGTGTGGGGCCTGCGGCCGGAGCACCTCCAGGTGGGGCAGGGCCCGGTGCCTCCGGATGCGCGCGAGGGCCGCGTGTACCTGGTGGAGCCGATGGGGGCGGAGGTCTGGGTGACGGTGGAGACAGGAGGGGAGCGCATGGTGGCGCGGGCGCCCGGGGACTTCCGCGCCGCGAGCGGGGACGCCGTCTGGCTGCGCCACGACGCCCGGTACCTGCGCCGGTTCGACGCGGGCACGGGGCGCGCGATGTGA
- a CDS encoding oxygenase MpaB family protein — translation MPFTFRHQHLDALLGDPLTAANSLYGIMTAAEPELMEGLRLHWKKHIRETPGVGGTQWRPALKAFSAIEGFWGNTYSDHRLAKVLYEPASSAATTAVTGVPSSAQFLRDFEAARDEAFYIFFQATSVNELAGVSFKATYYHKDVSSLFEQRPHSVMRDIVSRRVIETAQILLRILYGNMSMGWGSLYSTRTLATTLLLAQMHNSALGHYRSHYTGRRSYNQSGVAFTLLTFAYIVAQAWRDKGYEFNEQRWYFFWKLVGSLLGVDTRLIPDDHAEAATLWDLFFARGECFGGLPAPYPTNLDAHRIDPGLLGGYAVKAEANLLQWIPAFVVTQLRNAGRWATYFRGG, via the coding sequence ATGCCCTTCACCTTCCGCCACCAGCACCTGGACGCCCTGCTGGGTGACCCGCTCACGGCGGCGAACAGCCTCTACGGCATCATGACCGCGGCGGAGCCGGAGCTGATGGAGGGGCTGCGGCTGCACTGGAAGAAGCACATCCGGGAGACGCCCGGGGTGGGGGGCACGCAGTGGCGTCCCGCGCTGAAGGCCTTCAGCGCCATCGAGGGCTTCTGGGGCAACACGTACAGCGACCACCGGCTGGCGAAGGTGCTCTACGAGCCCGCCTCCTCCGCGGCGACCACGGCGGTGACGGGCGTGCCCTCCTCGGCGCAGTTCCTGCGCGACTTCGAGGCCGCTCGCGACGAGGCCTTCTACATCTTCTTCCAGGCCACCTCCGTGAACGAGCTGGCGGGCGTGTCCTTCAAGGCCACGTACTACCACAAGGACGTGTCCTCGCTGTTCGAGCAGCGCCCCCACAGCGTCATGCGCGACATCGTGTCCCGCCGGGTCATCGAGACGGCGCAAATCCTGCTGCGCATCCTCTACGGCAACATGAGCATGGGCTGGGGCAGCCTCTACAGCACGCGCACGCTGGCGACGACGCTGCTGCTGGCGCAGATGCACAACTCCGCGCTCGGCCACTACCGGTCGCACTACACGGGGCGGCGCTCCTACAACCAGAGCGGGGTCGCGTTCACGCTGCTGACGTTCGCGTACATCGTGGCGCAGGCGTGGCGGGACAAGGGCTACGAGTTCAACGAGCAGCGCTGGTACTTCTTCTGGAAGCTCGTGGGCTCGCTGCTCGGCGTGGACACGCGCCTCATCCCGGACGACCACGCGGAGGCCGCCACCCTGTGGGACCTCTTCTTCGCCCGCGGCGAGTGCTTCGGCGGCCTGCCCGCGCCCTACCCCACGAACCTGGACGCCCACCGCATCGACCCGGGCCTGCTCGGCGGCTACGCGGTGAAGGCGGAGGCCAACCTGCTCCAGTGGATCCCCGCCTTCGTCGTCACCCAGCTGCGCAACGCGGGGCGCTGGGCGACGTACTTCCGGGGCGGGTGA
- a CDS encoding DUF427 domain-containing protein, with product MPVAKWNGVVLAQSDRFEVVEGNVYFPPDSLKRELFKASVTRTHCPWKGEASYYTLEVDGKTNLDAAWYYPAPKSAASNIQGYVAFWKGVTVER from the coding sequence ATGCCCGTCGCGAAATGGAACGGCGTCGTGCTCGCCCAGAGCGACCGCTTCGAGGTGGTGGAGGGCAACGTCTACTTTCCGCCCGACAGCCTGAAGCGGGAGCTCTTCAAGGCCAGCGTGACGCGGACCCACTGCCCCTGGAAGGGCGAGGCGAGCTACTACACGCTGGAGGTGGACGGGAAGACGAACCTGGACGCCGCCTGGTACTACCCGGCGCCCAAGTCGGCCGCGTCCAACATCCAGGGGTACGTGGCCTTCTGGAAGGGCGTGACGGTGGAGCGCTGA
- a CDS encoding alpha/beta fold hydrolase, translating into MPMRSVNGTRLYYEDTGGAGDVVLFSHGLLWSTRLFDPQVEALRGRFRCIAYDHRGQGQSDVPPEPAIDMETVYADAVALIESLGVAPVHFVGLSMGGFVGMRLAARRPDLVRSLVLLETSADPEPPANVPRYTVLNLVARYLGLGPVSTPVMRIMFGTSFLTDPGRQAERALWRARLSENRRDIWRAVNGVLKRKGVAEELPRIQTPTLVVVGEEDRATVPAKAERIHSLIPGSQLVRLSRGGHSSCVEEPALVNAELAPFLTRHASTGAAHTG; encoded by the coding sequence ATGCCCATGCGGTCCGTGAATGGAACCCGGCTGTACTACGAGGACACCGGCGGTGCTGGGGACGTGGTGCTCTTCAGCCACGGCTTGCTGTGGAGCACGCGCTTGTTCGACCCGCAGGTCGAGGCCCTGCGCGGCCGCTTCCGCTGCATCGCGTACGACCACCGGGGGCAGGGCCAGAGCGACGTGCCGCCCGAACCGGCCATCGACATGGAGACGGTGTACGCGGACGCGGTGGCGCTCATCGAGTCCCTGGGCGTGGCACCGGTCCACTTCGTGGGCCTGTCCATGGGCGGCTTCGTGGGCATGCGGCTCGCGGCGCGGCGTCCGGACCTGGTGCGCTCGCTGGTGTTGCTGGAGACCTCCGCGGACCCCGAGCCGCCCGCCAACGTGCCCCGCTACACCGTGCTCAACCTGGTCGCGCGCTACCTGGGGCTTGGGCCCGTGAGCACGCCGGTGATGCGCATCATGTTCGGCACGTCGTTCCTCACCGACCCGGGCCGCCAGGCGGAGCGGGCGCTGTGGCGCGCGCGCCTGAGCGAGAACCGCCGCGACATCTGGCGGGCCGTCAACGGCGTCCTCAAGCGCAAGGGCGTCGCGGAGGAGCTGCCGCGCATCCAGACCCCCACGCTGGTCGTCGTGGGCGAGGAGGATCGCGCCACGGTGCCCGCGAAGGCGGAGCGGATCCACTCGCTCATCCCCGGCTCTCAGTTGGTGCGCCTGTCGCGCGGCGGCCACTCCTCGTGCGTGGAGGAGCCGGCGCTCGTCAACGCGGAGCTCGCCCCCTTCCTCACCCGGCATGCCTCCACCGGCGCCGCGCACACCGGTTGA